CGAGCAAAGCTATCGACGACGACCAGATCTTCGAGTACCTGATGAAGAACAGGGGCACGGTGACGCTGATTACCGTCGACAAGGACCTAGCAAAGTATTGCAGGAGGTTCAACCTCCCGTGTATAAGCATCCAGGACGCGGTCCTCAAGGTAATTCAGTCTTCGTGAAGAGGCATCCCGGAAGGCAAGATTTTTATTGAGTCAATGGAGTTAGTCATACATGGCTAAGACATACACGCTGCCACCACTACCCTACGACTACAAGGCGCTAGAACCACACATCTCGGAGCAAATCATGAAGCTTCACCACGACAAGCATCACCAAGCTTACGTCACAGGTGCAAACGCGGCCCTCGACAAGCTCGAGAAGGCCCGCAACGGTGAACTCCAGATCGACATCAGAGCCGTCCTCAGGGACTACAGCTTCAACGTCGACGGTCACATCCTCCACTCCATCTTCTGGCCCAACATGGCTCCTGCGGGGAAAGGCGGAGGAAGCCCCGGGGGTGCGATCGGTGATTGGATAACCAGAGACTTCGGAGGCTTCGACAAGTTCAAGGCCCAGTTCAGCGATGCCGCCAAGACCGTTGAAGGAAGCGGCTGGGCGCTCCTGCTGCACGACCCCTGGACAGACTCCCTGGTCCTGACCCAGGTGGAGAAGCAGAACTTCATGCATCTCGCACAGATGACCATCCTTCTAGGGCTGGACGTTTGGGAACACGCGTACTATTTGCAGTACTGGAACGACAGGGCGAAGTACGTGGAGGCCTGGTGGAACGTCGTCAACTGGTCAGACGTTGACGCGAAACTCTCGAAGGTCAAGTAAAGACCTTCGACCCCCCTATTTTGAGCGCCGATTCTTCAATGATGTCGCGAAGCCCCGGGTCTCCGAGACCAGCTGCTCGATATCCTTGGCCGAATGAACAGTAGAAAGTCCCCCCAGGTGGCCTGGAAGCGAAAACACTCCCTTGGACATCAGGTACAGCGCGTAGTCATGCCCTTTGGTCCTGTCAGCTGAACTCGCCTCTTCTGCCCTCCTGGGTCTGGCGCCGAAGTGCGTGAGGAAAAGCGAACCCATGCCAGTCGTGCTCGCCTGAATGCCCTCTTCTGAGAAGGCCAGGTCGACATTCTTTCTCAGTCTATCCCCCATCCTCTCCAAACGCGGATAGACTTCGTCGGCGTTCTTCTTCAGGTAGCGAACTGTCGCCAGGCCCGCTGCCATTGTCAGGGGGTTCTCGGAGAAGGTTCCACCTCCGATTGAGACGAATCTCTCCTTTCTCGACGGGTCGGCCAAGGACAGGATCTCCTTCGTTCCGCACGCGAGCCCAAGCGGGAGACCCCCGCCCGCCACTTTCCCCAGGGTGGCAAGGTCTGGCTCCACTCTGTACAGCCCCTGGGCTC
This window of the Nitrososphaerota archaeon genome carries:
- a CDS encoding superoxide dismutase encodes the protein MAKTYTLPPLPYDYKALEPHISEQIMKLHHDKHHQAYVTGANAALDKLEKARNGELQIDIRAVLRDYSFNVDGHILHSIFWPNMAPAGKGGGSPGGAIGDWITRDFGGFDKFKAQFSDAAKTVEGSGWALLLHDPWTDSLVLTQVEKQNFMHLAQMTILLGLDVWEHAYYLQYWNDRAKYVEAWWNVVNWSDVDAKLSKVK